Proteins encoded by one window of Paenibacillus urinalis:
- a CDS encoding ABC transporter ATP-binding protein: MNEWMIETADVWKTYRGKAAVKELSLQIKKGEIYGFLGPNGAGKTTMIRMLLGLIKPTKGYIRIFGKDIRNHRMEILRKVGSLVEYPSYYGHLNAIQNLETSRLLLDVPKSRIDEVLRIVDLTKDANRPVKGYSLGMKQRLGIANALLGNPELLILDEPTNGLDPSGIQEIRELIKRMPQEYGITVLVSSHLLSEVEQMASTVGIIREGQLVFQNTIERLHQEAGSTIRLTVSDAEAALHIARELGQWGQVEGARLTFNHMDDHLIAALVRRLVEQDHSIYRVEEHRQSLEDFFLEVVGGVVK, from the coding sequence ATGAATGAATGGATGATTGAAACAGCTGATGTGTGGAAGACATACCGCGGCAAGGCAGCGGTCAAAGAGCTCAGCTTGCAAATAAAGAAAGGTGAAATTTACGGCTTCCTGGGACCGAACGGCGCTGGAAAAACAACGATGATTCGGATGCTGCTCGGTCTTATTAAACCGACGAAGGGATATATCCGTATCTTCGGCAAGGATATCCGGAACCACCGGATGGAAATTCTCCGGAAGGTGGGTTCCCTGGTCGAGTATCCATCCTACTATGGCCATTTGAATGCTATTCAAAATTTGGAGACGAGCCGTCTTTTGCTGGATGTCCCAAAATCGAGAATCGACGAAGTACTGCGTATTGTGGATCTGACGAAGGATGCCAATCGTCCGGTGAAGGGGTATTCTCTCGGAATGAAGCAGAGGCTCGGTATTGCAAATGCGCTGCTTGGTAATCCCGAGCTGCTCATCCTGGATGAGCCGACAAATGGGCTTGATCCTTCAGGAATTCAGGAGATTCGTGAGCTTATCAAACGAATGCCGCAGGAGTACGGTATCACCGTGCTGGTCTCCAGCCACTTGCTCAGCGAAGTGGAGCAGATGGCAAGCACTGTTGGTATTATTCGCGAAGGACAGCTTGTATTTCAAAATACGATTGAGCGGCTGCACCAAGAGGCTGGAAGCACGATCCGTCTCACCGTATCTGATGCAGAAGCTGCTCTGCACATTGCAAGAGAGCTTGGACAATGGGGACAGGTCGAAGGAGCAAGGCTGACGTTCAACCATATGGACGATCATCTCATTGCCGCGCTGGTCCGCCGATTGGTGGAGCAGGATCACAGCATATACCGGGTTGAGGAGCATAGACAGTCGCTGGAGGACTTCTTCCTCGAAGTAGTTGGAGGGGTCGTTAAATGA
- a CDS encoding ABC transporter permease yields the protein MMMRLLNSDLLKIRKKGLWFLVFLAPIGLVAMNALNFGLRLDYLQGLYGEEGMWDGLLYNFEPFVPLAILLGATILSSMLAGVEYQQGSWKQLLALPVSRWKVYLSKFSVILLLLLCSCVLLYIGVILLGLALGFNMHIPWLDLLKLCFLPLAASSPMIALLFMLTMTYENQALSVTIGITLAIMGLFSAQLPEFVPLSWPMFSIMLPDGEKLALFGLGLGVVLLLAGMSVFGKKEVA from the coding sequence ATGATGATGCGGCTGTTGAATAGTGATCTTCTCAAGATACGAAAAAAAGGCTTATGGTTTCTCGTCTTTCTAGCTCCCATCGGGCTGGTTGCAATGAATGCCCTCAATTTTGGACTTCGTCTGGATTATTTGCAGGGATTGTACGGTGAAGAGGGAATGTGGGATGGATTACTCTACAATTTCGAACCTTTTGTCCCCCTGGCCATTCTTCTTGGCGCTACCATTCTGAGCTCCATGCTGGCAGGGGTAGAGTATCAGCAGGGCTCCTGGAAGCAGCTGCTTGCTCTTCCCGTATCCAGATGGAAGGTGTATTTATCCAAGTTTTCTGTCATTTTGCTGCTGCTGCTGTGCTCATGTGTATTGCTGTACATTGGCGTTATTCTTCTTGGACTGGCCCTTGGATTCAATATGCATATTCCCTGGCTTGATCTGCTGAAGCTATGCTTTCTTCCGCTTGCAGCATCTTCGCCGATGATTGCACTCTTGTTTATGCTGACGATGACGTATGAGAATCAGGCCTTGTCTGTGACCATCGGGATTACACTTGCGATCATGGGCTTGTTCAGCGCCCAGCTTCCCGAATTTGTGCCGCTCTCCTGGCCGATGTTCAGCATTATGCTGCCGGATGGAGAGAAGCTGGCTTTATTCGGTCTTGGTCTTGGCGTAGTACTGCTTCTGGCCGGAATGTCGGTATTCGGTAAAAAGGAGGTGGCCTGA
- a CDS encoding ABC transporter permease has protein sequence MRAYLRLLSAERLKIMKSWVWLLVLVSPAIALLLGFIAEPAGYWDLVASQSTFHAMLFLPIFTGIFASFICRFEHAAGGWKQVLVLPVSRSTFYAAKLTVIMVLILVIQLLLLLSLLAAGAYHGLNNEIPWGMLLQSVGAGWLAVLPLAALQLLVSLMWSSFGAPLGINFMLTIPNLLIVNSSDIAPYYPWAQPFLLMMPREEYSFGAFMVPMSTILPVVLGSALFFILLGVVYFRRKEI, from the coding sequence ATGCGTGCATACTTGCGTCTCCTATCTGCGGAAAGACTAAAAATCATGAAATCGTGGGTCTGGCTGCTGGTGCTCGTCAGTCCAGCCATTGCTCTGCTGTTAGGATTTATTGCGGAGCCAGCCGGTTATTGGGATCTGGTAGCTTCCCAGTCTACTTTTCATGCGATGCTGTTTCTTCCGATCTTCACTGGAATATTCGCTTCTTTTATCTGCAGGTTTGAGCATGCGGCGGGTGGCTGGAAGCAGGTATTAGTACTCCCGGTGAGCCGGTCCACTTTCTATGCAGCCAAGCTGACGGTCATCATGGTGTTAATTCTGGTCATCCAGCTGCTGCTCTTGCTCAGTTTGCTTGCGGCAGGTGCTTATCACGGGCTGAACAATGAAATTCCATGGGGGATGCTCCTGCAAAGTGTAGGTGCGGGGTGGCTGGCTGTACTGCCTCTTGCAGCACTGCAGCTGCTCGTATCCTTGATGTGGAGCAGCTTTGGTGCGCCGCTCGGCATTAATTTTATGCTGACGATCCCGAACCTGCTGATCGTGAACTCCAGCGACATTGCCCCGTATTATCCGTGGGCGCAGCCCTTCCTGCTCATGATGCCGAGAGAAGAATATAGTTTTGGTGCATTTATGGTGCCAATGTCAACCATATTGCCTGTCGTATTGGGCAGTGCACTGTTCTTTATACTCCTTGGGGTCGTGTATTTCAGACGGAAGGAAATTTGA
- a CDS encoding L-lactate dehydrogenase, translated as MRNRTGKVAIVGAGLVGSSAAYSMINQAIAGEIMLIGRTYEKAFGQALDLSHSMDFTYQRTKVHAGTYADCKDMDVIVLTAGANIKPGQTRLDILEEAEIITKDIVQPIMESGFNGVFVVAANPVDIITYLVWKLSGLPRNQVIGTGTSIDSSRLKTILSEVFSIDPRSVHGYALGEHGESQFVAWSHVTIGGKPILHILDQHKERFKTLDLEDIARKTRDAGWEIFTRKGSTQFGIGSAIAFITRSILTDDHKIIAVSAILDGEYGETDMCIGVPAIIGSDGIKELLELNLSSEEMVKFKHSCQVLRNNINNLTIDDIAMR; from the coding sequence ATGCGAAATCGAACAGGAAAAGTGGCGATTGTTGGAGCGGGTCTTGTCGGATCAAGCGCAGCTTATTCCATGATTAATCAGGCGATCGCAGGAGAAATTATGCTCATTGGCCGCACTTATGAGAAGGCGTTTGGGCAAGCGCTCGACTTGTCCCACAGCATGGATTTTACGTATCAGCGCACCAAGGTCCATGCTGGAACTTATGCGGATTGCAAGGATATGGATGTCATTGTCCTGACGGCAGGAGCTAATATCAAACCTGGTCAGACCCGGCTTGATATTCTGGAAGAAGCTGAGATTATAACGAAGGATATCGTTCAGCCTATTATGGAAAGCGGCTTTAACGGTGTATTTGTCGTTGCGGCGAATCCTGTGGACATTATTACGTATCTGGTGTGGAAGCTGTCCGGACTGCCGCGGAATCAGGTCATTGGCACAGGCACATCCATTGACTCATCGAGGCTTAAGACGATCCTGTCCGAAGTGTTCTCGATCGACCCGCGCAGCGTTCACGGCTATGCTCTTGGCGAGCATGGAGAATCCCAATTTGTCGCCTGGTCTCATGTCACAATTGGAGGTAAGCCAATTCTGCATATTCTTGACCAGCATAAAGAGAGATTCAAAACACTGGATCTTGAGGATATTGCACGCAAGACCCGAGATGCAGGCTGGGAGATCTTCACCCGCAAAGGCTCCACCCAATTTGGCATTGGCAGCGCCATCGCTTTTATTACCCGTTCCATTCTAACGGATGATCATAAGATCATAGCGGTGTCCGCGATTCTGGACGGTGAGTACGGCGAGACGGACATGTGCATCGGGGTTCCGGCTATTATCGGCAGCGACGGAATTAAGGAGCTGCTTGAATTAAACCTGAGCTCGGAAGAAATGGTCAAGTTCAAGCACTCTTGCCAAGTTCTTAGAAACAACATCAACAACTTAACGATCGACGATATCGCAATGCGCTAA
- the map gene encoding type I methionyl aminopeptidase has translation MIILKSKDEIQYMKKAGEILAACHREIAGLIRPGIQTQEIDAFAESFMKKHGATPEQKGYNGYPYATCASVNDVICHGFPGKYALKDGDIVTVDMVVNLDGWLADSAWSYAVGNVSEQAQKLLDVTKESLYKGIEKAVLGNRIGDISNAIQVYAEGEGFSVVREFIGHGIGQDMHEEPQVPHYGPAGRGPRLKEGMVITIEPMLNVGTFRSKLDSDGWTARTQDGELSAQYEHTIAITADGPVILTEQ, from the coding sequence ATGATTATTTTGAAGAGCAAAGATGAAATACAGTACATGAAGAAGGCTGGCGAGATTCTCGCTGCTTGCCATAGAGAGATTGCCGGGCTCATTCGCCCTGGCATTCAGACCCAAGAGATTGATGCATTTGCAGAGAGCTTCATGAAGAAGCATGGAGCGACTCCGGAGCAGAAGGGCTACAACGGTTATCCGTATGCGACCTGCGCTTCGGTTAATGATGTAATCTGCCATGGGTTCCCTGGAAAATACGCGCTGAAGGACGGGGATATCGTAACGGTGGATATGGTCGTTAATCTAGACGGCTGGCTGGCGGATTCCGCTTGGTCTTATGCGGTAGGTAACGTATCCGAGCAGGCGCAGAAGCTGCTGGATGTGACCAAAGAATCCCTGTACAAGGGTATTGAAAAAGCCGTTCTTGGCAACCGGATCGGGGATATTTCCAACGCGATCCAGGTATATGCCGAGGGCGAAGGATTCTCGGTCGTTCGGGAATTCATTGGGCATGGGATCGGTCAGGATATGCATGAAGAGCCCCAAGTGCCTCATTATGGACCCGCCGGACGCGGACCGCGTCTGAAGGAAGGCATGGTCATTACGATTGAGCCGATGCTGAATGTCGGCACCTTCCGCAGCAAGCTGGACAGTGACGGATGGACAGCCCGTACACAGGACGGCGAATTGTCTGCACAGTACGAGCATACGATTGCCATTACAGCAGACGGCCCGGTTATTCTAACCGAGCAATAA
- a CDS encoding CcdC family protein codes for MAINSSFLQIAATVGMIFIAVSAIFIRMKAANRPINKKRIIIPPLGMSTGFLMFVVPDTHIPWLWALIAFLVGWFIFSYPLIKSTKFEVRDGAVFVTSSKSFMFILVGLLIVRLVLHEVVYQYISVVQTGAVFFILAFGMLLHWRLYMLKHYNETFGSSFEPSAKQ; via the coding sequence GTGGCTATAAACTCCTCATTTCTCCAGATCGCAGCAACAGTCGGTATGATCTTTATTGCTGTGAGCGCTATCTTTATCCGTATGAAGGCCGCCAATCGGCCAATTAACAAGAAAAGAATCATTATTCCGCCGCTCGGCATGAGCACGGGATTTCTTATGTTTGTTGTGCCGGACACGCATATTCCATGGCTGTGGGCACTCATTGCGTTTCTGGTCGGCTGGTTTATCTTCTCGTATCCGCTGATCAAGAGCACCAAGTTTGAAGTTAGAGACGGAGCGGTCTTTGTTACCAGCTCGAAGAGCTTCATGTTCATTCTGGTCGGTCTTCTGATCGTCAGACTTGTGCTGCATGAAGTCGTTTATCAGTATATATCCGTTGTGCAGACAGGAGCCGTCTTCTTCATTCTAGCCTTCGGCATGCTGCTCCACTGGAGACTGTATATGCTGAAGCATTACAACGAAACCTTCGGTTCGTCCTTTGAACCTTCAGCTAAGCAGTAA
- a CDS encoding RrF2 family transcriptional regulator, with protein MNSEFTIAVHCLLFLGIREGRIANSEDIAESVSTHPARVRKVLSVLRKHQYVMTKEGAHGGYMLNSKPDEVRLGDLYRLFALGSFGPHWRSGDEDSSCMVSSNIKDVMGTIYHDGEHVVEQYLDSITLAEVKHRLEDRWKNRDLT; from the coding sequence ATGAACAGTGAGTTCACGATTGCAGTGCATTGCCTGTTGTTTTTGGGTATCCGTGAAGGACGCATAGCAAATAGCGAGGACATTGCAGAGAGTGTATCGACGCATCCTGCCAGAGTACGCAAAGTGCTTAGTGTGCTGCGCAAGCATCAGTATGTAATGACAAAGGAAGGGGCTCACGGCGGTTATATGCTGAACAGCAAGCCGGATGAAGTGAGACTTGGTGATTTGTATCGCTTGTTTGCGTTAGGATCCTTTGGGCCTCATTGGCGTTCGGGGGATGAGGACTCCAGCTGCATGGTATCCTCTAATATCAAGGATGTCATGGGTACCATATATCATGACGGAGAGCACGTGGTGGAGCAATATCTGGACAGCATTACCCTTGCGGAAGTGAAGCATCGCTTGGAGGATAGATGGAAGAATAGAGATTTAACCTAA
- a CDS encoding sigma-70 family RNA polymerase sigma factor, giving the protein MRSDMDLYLQMEDSELSIAACQGDIEAYEELVRRHGKELYAWSYIYSREEQVRRRLLIESISKSWCQRNKLKDEAQLVKLLFRTMYITARKQYRATAWNKISYSPSTVQDETTSQMTRDTDRLLSQKMNSLPFEERTMLQASYILAKMPAEFGKFTGIGEMRAAASLQQAKQMMKESSPSLNTFFEKDRMTVYAHEHENLEDALQQGLTDARAGRFSKRLRRTWGAAGVVVIGIAIILVVGLDSWGGKGIHDPLNRAGTRVVPDDSYWLSTVSSDRVAERRLQEGDAQYLGYVAEQGGLKLIIDGMMTQGDSTLIWYTLTAKNGQVMPDKLSGYMYGSHSFNLSDTLRTRSGNEIVQTENPSTIQGMMIFDSLHDIVHQTVPEEWVVIFNAADAERPESVISLSLTVPSVPSQAHELITVNQEFELNHRSFMIKQAELTENYTKIVIEPESRQEEDAALLRSLRLRLGSNDQSYLGLNGQSMNYETDEEGRTTLIYPPVYYLDYSGLSLVKDAGLVTITEEFKVDLDEGKLVGYPDHFNGDFKMKRSGDGSEMKLYFKDAGYINEEVLSSLEGVPNGQLVFDFYDAEGNYYASSGTGYEGEWRTYYIQDGDYPQPITIPVVYEKLDEETLNIPLL; this is encoded by the coding sequence ATGAGATCAGACATGGACTTATACCTACAGATGGAGGATTCCGAATTGTCGATTGCCGCATGCCAGGGTGATATTGAAGCGTATGAGGAGTTAGTTCGGCGTCATGGCAAGGAGCTCTATGCGTGGTCTTATATATACAGCAGAGAAGAACAGGTTAGGAGACGTTTACTCATAGAATCAATCTCGAAGAGCTGGTGTCAGCGTAATAAACTTAAGGATGAGGCTCAGCTTGTAAAGCTCCTGTTTCGAACGATGTATATTACTGCAAGAAAGCAATATAGAGCTACGGCTTGGAATAAGATATCTTACTCTCCATCAACGGTGCAAGACGAGACTACCTCTCAAATGACAAGGGATACCGACCGTTTGCTGTCACAAAAAATGAATAGTCTGCCGTTTGAAGAACGTACGATGTTACAAGCTTCATACATATTAGCCAAAATGCCTGCCGAGTTCGGAAAGTTTACGGGAATAGGAGAGATGAGGGCTGCCGCCAGTTTACAGCAAGCCAAGCAGATGATGAAAGAATCATCGCCATCTCTTAATACTTTTTTCGAGAAGGATCGCATGACTGTTTATGCACACGAGCATGAAAATTTGGAAGACGCACTTCAACAAGGTTTAACCGATGCCAGGGCTGGCAGATTCTCCAAGCGGCTAAGGAGAACATGGGGTGCAGCAGGCGTTGTGGTGATCGGTATCGCCATAATACTGGTAGTTGGTCTAGATTCCTGGGGAGGAAAGGGGATTCACGACCCCCTTAATAGGGCAGGAACCCGAGTCGTACCGGATGACAGCTACTGGCTGAGCACCGTAAGCTCGGATCGTGTTGCGGAGAGAAGGCTGCAGGAAGGGGATGCTCAATATTTGGGCTATGTGGCTGAACAGGGCGGGCTGAAGCTGATTATTGATGGAATGATGACACAAGGCGATTCAACCCTGATCTGGTATACCTTAACTGCGAAGAATGGGCAAGTAATGCCGGATAAGCTAAGTGGCTATATGTATGGAAGCCATAGCTTTAATTTGAGCGATACGTTGCGAACTCGATCGGGAAATGAAATTGTGCAGACAGAGAACCCCTCTACAATACAAGGGATGATGATATTCGATAGCCTGCATGATATCGTTCATCAGACAGTCCCGGAGGAATGGGTAGTCATCTTTAATGCGGCAGATGCGGAACGTCCGGAGTCAGTAATCTCACTAAGCCTAACGGTTCCATCCGTGCCATCACAGGCGCATGAGCTTATCACGGTCAACCAGGAATTTGAGCTGAATCATCGTTCTTTTATGATCAAGCAGGCTGAACTTACCGAAAATTATACCAAGATTGTGATTGAACCAGAATCAAGGCAGGAGGAGGATGCGGCACTGCTACGCAGCTTAAGGCTGAGGCTTGGTTCTAATGATCAGAGTTATTTGGGCCTGAACGGGCAGTCAATGAACTACGAGACTGACGAAGAAGGGCGAACGACACTGATATATCCTCCGGTGTATTATCTTGATTACAGTGGACTGTCACTGGTGAAGGATGCTGGACTTGTAACCATAACCGAAGAGTTTAAAGTAGATCTGGATGAGGGGAAATTAGTTGGTTATCCAGATCATTTCAATGGAGATTTTAAAATGAAGCGTTCAGGTGATGGTTCTGAGATGAAGCTGTACTTTAAGGATGCGGGATACATCAACGAAGAGGTTTTGTCCTCTTTAGAGGGTGTACCAAATGGACAGCTGGTATTTGACTTTTATGATGCGGAGGGCAATTATTATGCTTCCAGCGGAACAGGTTATGAGGGAGAATGGCGCACGTACTACATTCAGGATGGGGATTATCCTCAGCCGATTACGATTCCTGTAGTTTACGAAAAATTAGACGAGGAGACATTAAATATTCCTCTCTTATGA